In the Candidatus Binatia bacterium genome, one interval contains:
- the ahcY gene encoding adenosylhomocysteinase yields MPSKQYDVKDLKLASLGKRRIEWADQQMPVLRRIRDRFAKEKPLRGVTLGACLHVTTETANLMRTLKAGGASVALCASNPLSTQDDVAAALVKYEEIPVYALRGEDNKTYYNHLRAVLERRPDITMDDGADLVTLLHTEFAAQAAQVRASMEETTTGVIRLRAMERDGALKIPVIAVNDADTKHLFDNRYGTGQSTIDGILRATNILLAGRTVVVAGYGWCGKGVAARARGMGARVIITEVEPIRALEAAMDGFSVMPMKEAAKVGDIFITLTGDKHVLREEHFLSLKDGAILANSGHFDIEIDLKALRKLSQRVQKDVRPNVDGFLLRNGRWVYVIGEGRLVNLAAAEGHPAAVMDMSFATQALCAEWVARISRNGGLEVRVHPVPKHVEDIVASLKLDSMGIRIDRLTPEQRAYLSSWSEGT; encoded by the coding sequence ATGCCGAGTAAGCAGTATGACGTAAAAGACCTCAAACTTGCCTCCCTCGGAAAGCGACGCATCGAATGGGCGGATCAGCAGATGCCCGTGTTGCGCCGCATTCGCGATCGTTTCGCCAAGGAGAAACCGCTCCGCGGAGTCACGCTCGGTGCGTGCCTCCATGTGACCACAGAAACAGCCAACTTGATGCGAACCTTGAAAGCAGGTGGAGCGTCGGTTGCTCTGTGCGCGTCAAACCCGCTGTCGACCCAAGACGACGTTGCCGCAGCGCTCGTGAAGTACGAGGAGATTCCTGTTTACGCACTGCGCGGGGAGGACAACAAGACTTACTACAACCATCTACGAGCGGTGCTCGAACGGCGTCCGGACATCACCATGGACGATGGGGCCGACCTCGTTACCCTCCTGCACACTGAGTTTGCGGCACAAGCAGCTCAGGTACGAGCCAGCATGGAGGAGACCACCACCGGGGTCATCCGGCTGCGGGCGATGGAGCGCGACGGCGCCCTGAAGATTCCCGTGATTGCAGTGAACGACGCCGACACCAAGCACCTTTTCGATAACCGCTACGGTACCGGTCAGTCTACTATTGATGGTATCCTTCGGGCCACAAATATCCTGCTTGCCGGCCGCACCGTGGTCGTCGCTGGGTATGGGTGGTGCGGCAAAGGAGTTGCCGCACGTGCCCGTGGCATGGGCGCGCGGGTCATCATCACCGAAGTAGAACCGATTCGCGCGTTGGAAGCGGCGATGGACGGTTTTAGCGTGATGCCAATGAAAGAGGCCGCGAAGGTTGGCGACATCTTCATTACGCTCACTGGCGACAAACACGTTCTCCGCGAGGAGCACTTCCTGTCGCTCAAGGATGGAGCAATTCTGGCGAACTCCGGTCACTTCGACATCGAGATCGACCTAAAGGCTCTGCGCAAGCTCTCGCAGCGCGTGCAGAAGGACGTGCGACCGAATGTCGATGGCTTCTTACTGCGCAACGGCCGTTGGGTTTACGTGATCGGCGAGGGACGGCTGGTCAACTTAGCCGCTGCCGAGGGGCATCCAGCCGCAGTCATGGATATGAGTTTTGCCACTCAGGCGCTTTGCGCGGAGTGGGTTGCCCGCATCAGCAGAAATGGCGGCTTAGAAGTCCGCGTGCACCCCGTGCCTAAACACGTAGAGGACATTGTCGCCTCTTTGAAACTCGATAGCATGGGCATTCGGATCGATCGGCTCACCCCCGAACAGCGCGCCTACTTATCGTCTTGGAGCGAGGGCACCTGA
- the metK gene encoding methionine adenosyltransferase, protein MALKNFLFTSESVSEGHPDKMCDQISDAILDALLAHDPFSRVACESLAKTGMVVVAGEITTNAQVPYAEIVRETIREIGYTSSEMGFDANTCAILTAIDRQSPDIDLGVSEREGKEQGAGDQGLMFGFACDETPELMPRPIMLAHQLVQHLAALRKTGRYPFIYPDAKSQVTVEYRDGRPCRVDAVVVSTQHSENVSYNTLREFVTEEVIKKVLPPELVDEKTKIHVNPTGRFVIGGPMGDCGLTGRKIIVDTYGGYGRHGGGAFSGKDPTKVDRSAAYMARYIAKNIVAAGLARKCEVQLAYAIGLADPISVLVDTFGTGEVSDDRLAKLVREYFELKPRDIIQTLDLRRPIYKRTAAYGHFGRQPEDGFFTWEREDRADELRRAVGAPARLVSQQLSTQPVA, encoded by the coding sequence ATGGCATTAAAAAATTTCCTATTTACGTCCGAGTCCGTTTCCGAAGGACATCCGGACAAGATGTGCGACCAGATTTCGGACGCCATTCTCGATGCTCTGCTTGCTCACGACCCCTTTAGTCGCGTTGCCTGCGAGAGCCTGGCCAAGACTGGCATGGTCGTGGTCGCGGGCGAGATTACAACGAACGCGCAGGTTCCTTATGCGGAAATTGTGCGAGAAACCATTCGGGAGATCGGGTACACCTCCTCTGAAATGGGCTTTGATGCCAACACGTGTGCCATCCTCACGGCCATCGATCGACAGTCCCCTGATATCGACCTCGGAGTGAGCGAGCGTGAAGGGAAGGAGCAAGGAGCGGGCGATCAAGGCTTGATGTTTGGTTTCGCTTGCGATGAGACCCCAGAACTCATGCCCCGCCCAATCATGCTTGCCCACCAACTGGTGCAGCACCTGGCAGCATTGCGAAAGACGGGCCGGTACCCATTCATTTACCCTGACGCAAAATCACAGGTCACGGTAGAGTACCGCGATGGCAGGCCGTGCCGTGTCGACGCAGTCGTTGTATCCACCCAGCACAGCGAGAACGTCAGCTACAACACCCTGCGCGAATTTGTCACGGAGGAGGTCATCAAAAAAGTCCTCCCGCCCGAACTGGTGGATGAGAAGACCAAGATCCACGTGAACCCGACGGGCCGCTTCGTCATTGGCGGTCCGATGGGTGACTGTGGGCTCACTGGGAGAAAAATCATTGTGGACACGTACGGGGGCTACGGCCGGCACGGCGGTGGCGCCTTCTCAGGTAAGGATCCCACCAAGGTGGACCGCAGTGCGGCATACATGGCGCGCTACATTGCGAAGAACATTGTCGCGGCCGGCCTTGCCAGGAAATGTGAGGTCCAGCTCGCGTATGCCATCGGTCTTGCGGACCCCATCTCGGTGCTCGTGGACACGTTCGGCACTGGCGAGGTGTCCGATGACAGGCTGGCGAAACTCGTCCGCGAATACTTCGAACTGAAGCCTCGAGACATCATTCAGACGCTCGATCTGCGACGCCCAATTTACAAGCGTACGGCTGCGTACGGGCACTTTGGCCGTCAACCGGAAGACGGTTTCTTCACTTGGGAGCGCGAGGATCGGGCCGATGAGTTACGGCGTGCCGTCGGAGCGCCAGCGCGCCTGGTAAGTCAGCAGCTCTCGACGCAACCCGTGGCGTAA
- a CDS encoding HPr family phosphocarrier protein, with protein MEQLVLTKVLPIRNRLGLHARAAAMLVQTISRFDATIKVCKDGQVVDGRSILGLLMLAAGQGTSIEVTAEGPQAQEALNAIEELLARGFDEAE; from the coding sequence ATGGAGCAGCTTGTGCTTACCAAAGTGTTGCCAATCCGGAACCGTCTGGGCCTACATGCCCGGGCAGCCGCGATGCTCGTGCAAACGATTTCCCGATTTGATGCCACAATCAAAGTTTGCAAGGACGGCCAGGTTGTCGACGGCCGTAGCATTCTCGGACTCCTCATGCTTGCTGCCGGACAAGGAACTAGCATTGAGGTTACCGCTGAAGGGCCGCAAGCTCAGGAAGCACTAAACGCCATTGAAGAGCTGCTTGCGCGGGGGTTCGATGAAGCAGAGTGA
- a CDS encoding PTS sugar transporter subunit IIA yields the protein MRITDILSPALVVADLRGSTKDEVLRELAEKVAGVYPNIQAEELLSVLWEREHGGTTAIGDGIAIPHGRLKGVQQIIAAFGRHRDGVDFHSIDGKPTHLIFLLVLPEESMGLHLKALARVSRLLKDAGVRQRLLVARDSLELYDIIRQEDEKL from the coding sequence ATGCGGATCACCGATATTCTCAGTCCGGCTCTGGTTGTCGCAGATCTTCGCGGCAGCACTAAAGATGAGGTTTTGCGCGAGCTCGCCGAAAAGGTGGCCGGCGTTTACCCCAACATCCAAGCAGAGGAGTTGCTGAGTGTTCTGTGGGAAAGGGAACACGGGGGTACGACTGCGATTGGCGATGGCATCGCCATTCCTCATGGCCGGTTAAAAGGCGTGCAGCAAATCATCGCCGCATTTGGCCGCCATCGCGATGGTGTGGATTTTCATTCGATCGATGGCAAGCCGACCCACTTAATTTTTTTGCTGGTCCTACCCGAAGAGTCTATGGGACTTCATCTGAAGGCCTTGGCTCGCGTCTCTCGACTTTTAAAGGACGCAGGCGTTCGCCAAAGACTCCTCGTGGCAAGAGACTCCCTGGAACTTTATGACATCATCCGCCAAGAAGATGAAAAACTCTGA
- the raiA gene encoding ribosome-associated translation inhibitor RaiA, with protein MNITVTFRHVNVSDGLRNYATQKVERLKKFARHLLDAHVILAVEKQRHRAEIVVTGRHLQVTAVEETTDLYSALDLALDKIERQLKKWDEKRKDHKVSRLPEVASVRKGESTQPAGVRVTTRRIPLKPMSLEEALLQLEQSNEDFFLFHDEATDSVSILHRKKDGELALIQPELA; from the coding sequence GTGAACATTACTGTCACGTTCCGGCACGTCAACGTATCCGACGGCTTGCGTAACTACGCGACGCAAAAAGTCGAGCGGCTAAAGAAGTTTGCGCGGCACTTGCTTGATGCCCATGTCATTCTCGCGGTGGAGAAGCAGCGCCATCGTGCCGAGATCGTGGTTACCGGGCGTCACCTTCAAGTGACAGCGGTGGAGGAAACTACCGACCTATACTCGGCGCTTGACCTAGCGCTCGACAAGATCGAGCGGCAGCTTAAGAAATGGGACGAAAAGCGAAAGGACCACAAAGTCTCCCGACTCCCTGAGGTAGCCTCGGTTCGGAAAGGTGAGTCGACACAGCCTGCGGGTGTGCGCGTGACTACACGTCGCATTCCCTTAAAGCCGATGTCGTTGGAAGAGGCCTTGCTGCAGCTTGAGCAATCCAACGAAGACTTTTTTCTTTTCCACGACGAAGCCACAGATTCCGTCTCGATTTTGCACCGCAAGAAGGATGGTGAACTTGCCCTCATCCAACCAGAGCTCGCTTAA
- the rpoN gene encoding RNA polymerase factor sigma-54, with product MALETKLYQKLSQQLVMTPQLRQAIKILQVSRQELEEIVSQELEENPTLEEDVEETSPAIERQKLTDEGGLGAATGDGEWSEALPTRETTEEVNASEHLSDIDWKEYLQNYSNDWQAAAAEEPVDRDEEDEQRRPLENLPLKQMSLTEHLIWQLRMNGIPPEEEPIAAVLLGHLDEDGYLTVALEDVAFQLRQDFDVVERVLHRIQELDPPGVGARDLRECLLIQLRVEGKEDSLAYRIVHDCLPLLEGRRYDRIAKELGTSTAEVADAAKYIATLEPKPGRDFDEGEVRYVTPDVFVHKIGDEFVVTLNDDGLPRLRVSNYYRQVLSTPGNGEAKKYVQEKLRSAAWLIKSIQQRQRTVLLVTQSIVKFQREFFEHGISHLKPLVLKDVAMDVGMHESTVSRATANKYVHTPQGTFELKFFFTSSLHTADGDEVSAESVKERIRAIIAQEDPRNPLSDQQIAKMLAAENVDIARRTVAKYRELMGILPSSKRRRSL from the coding sequence AACCCAACTCTCGAAGAGGACGTAGAAGAGACCTCCCCAGCGATCGAGCGCCAAAAGCTGACCGACGAAGGGGGTCTCGGAGCGGCCACTGGGGATGGAGAGTGGTCAGAAGCACTTCCCACGAGGGAAACCACCGAGGAAGTGAACGCATCGGAGCACCTCAGCGACATCGACTGGAAAGAGTATTTGCAAAACTACAGTAACGACTGGCAAGCCGCTGCGGCCGAAGAGCCGGTGGATCGGGACGAGGAAGACGAACAGCGCCGTCCTCTAGAGAACCTGCCACTGAAGCAGATGTCGTTGACTGAGCATCTGATTTGGCAGTTGCGCATGAACGGGATTCCGCCTGAGGAAGAGCCAATTGCCGCCGTTCTGCTGGGGCATTTGGACGAGGATGGCTACCTGACGGTGGCGCTCGAGGACGTTGCATTCCAACTGAGGCAAGATTTCGATGTTGTCGAGCGCGTGCTGCACCGCATTCAGGAGCTGGATCCACCAGGGGTCGGTGCGCGAGACCTGAGGGAATGTTTGCTCATCCAGCTCCGTGTCGAGGGGAAAGAGGATTCGCTTGCGTACCGCATCGTGCATGACTGCCTGCCGCTTCTCGAGGGTCGTCGTTATGACCGGATTGCGAAGGAGCTCGGCACTTCCACTGCCGAGGTTGCTGATGCGGCCAAATACATCGCAACGCTCGAGCCTAAGCCCGGCCGGGACTTTGACGAGGGCGAGGTGCGCTACGTCACTCCGGACGTCTTTGTCCACAAAATTGGGGATGAGTTTGTTGTCACGCTCAACGACGATGGTCTCCCTCGCTTAAGGGTCAGCAACTACTACCGGCAAGTTCTCTCCACACCGGGCAACGGCGAGGCCAAAAAGTACGTCCAAGAAAAGCTCCGTTCCGCGGCCTGGCTGATCAAGAGTATCCAGCAACGACAGCGGACGGTACTTCTCGTAACCCAGAGTATCGTCAAATTCCAAAGGGAATTCTTTGAGCATGGAATCTCCCATTTAAAGCCGCTCGTGTTGAAAGACGTTGCGATGGACGTCGGCATGCACGAGTCGACGGTAAGCCGTGCAACCGCAAACAAATACGTTCACACCCCCCAAGGCACCTTTGAACTCAAGTTCTTCTTCACGTCGAGTTTGCACACCGCCGATGGTGACGAGGTGTCCGCGGAAAGTGTGAAGGAGCGCATCCGCGCAATCATCGCTCAGGAAGACCCGCGCAATCCTTTAAGCGATCAGCAAATTGCCAAGATGCTCGCTGCGGAAAACGTTGACATCGCGCGCCGGACCGTGGCGAAATACCGGGAGCTGATGGGGATCCTGCCGTCATCGAAGCGGCGGCGTTCGCTGTAA